The Microcaecilia unicolor chromosome 6, aMicUni1.1, whole genome shotgun sequence genome includes a window with the following:
- the HGS gene encoding hepatocyte growth factor-regulated tyrosine kinase substrate isoform X1, which translates to MGRGSGTFERLLDKATSQLLLETDWESILQICDMIRQGDTQAKYAVSAIKKKVNDKNPHVALYALEVLESVVKNCGQTVHDEVANKQTMEELKDLLKRLVEANVRNKILYLIQAWAHAFRNEPKYKVVQDTYQIMKVEGHNFPEFKESDAMFAAERAPDWVDAEECHRCRVQFGVMTRKHHCRACGQIFCGKCSSKYSTIPKFGIEKEVRVCEPCYEQLNKKAADGKPVSGTELPPEYLTSPLSQQSQTQAGEEERGAAGTEAQSSRKLPPKRDEAALQEEEELQLAIALSQSEAEEKERMRQKTTYSVYPKADPIPVTSSAPPVSTLYSSPVNSSAPLAEEIDPELARYLNRNYWEKKQEEVRKSPTPSAPIPVTEPLPQHGDLHSAPVSVVEQQYQNGESEENHEQFLRALQNAVTTFVNRMKSNHMRGRSITNDSAVLSLFQSINNMHPQLLELLNQLDERRLYYEGLQDKLAQIRDARGALNALREEHHEKLRRAAAEAERQRQIQLAQKLEIMRQKKQEYLEMQRQLAIQRLQEQEKERQMRLEQQKQTIQMRAQMPAFSLPYAQLQSLPTTAGGVLYQSSGPTNFPGTFSPAGSVEGSPMHTVYMNQPSQASSGSYPSMPVTGTDPSMVNAYMYQAGATSGQTAQQGGAVTTSNAAYSSYQPTSQGYQNMSSQSQSVPPMSQNPQPAGMGYMGNQSVAMGYQTYNMQNLMSTLPGQDPALSTLPPQQPYLPGQQPLYQQMVPPGGLSQQQQPQSSQGQQPQSSGEAQLISFD; encoded by the exons ATGGGTAGAGGCAGCGGAACGTTCGAGAGGCTGCTGG ATAAAGCCACCAGCCAGCTTTTGCTGGaaacagactgggagtccatccTGCAGATCTGTGATATGATTCGTCAGGGTGACACTCA aGCAAAATATGCAGTCAGTGCCATCaagaagaaagtgaatgataAAAACCCGCATGTGGCTCTGTACGCACTGGAG GTCCTGGAGTCTGTAGTTAAGAACTGTGGGCAGACGGTCCATGATGAGGTGGCAAATAAGCAGACGATGGAGGAATTAAAGGATCTGCTTAAG CGGCTGGTGGAGGCAAACGTTCGGAATAAGATTCTGTACCTGATTCAAGCCTGGGCCCATGCCTTCCGCAATGAACCCAAGTACAAAGTGGTACAAGACACCTATCAGATCATGAAGGTAGAAG GCCATAATTTCCCAGAATTCAAAGAGAGTGATGCCATGTTTGCTGCGGAAAGG gcTCCTGATTGGGTGGATGCCGAGGAGTGTCACAGGTGCAGAGTTCAGTTTGGGGTTATGACCCGGAAG CATCACTGTCGTGCCTGTGGACAGATCTTCTGTGGGAAGTGCTCTTCGAAATACTCGACCATCCCAAAGTTTGGCATCGAGAAAGAAGTGAGGGTGTGTGAGCCCTGCTATGAGCAGCTTAACAA GAAAGCTGCAGATGGAAAGCCTGTGTCCGGCACGGAGCTGCCCCCAGAGTACCTCACCAGCCCCCTGTCCCAGCAGTCTCAG ACACAagctggggaagaggagagaggagcagcagggacagaggcacaaagcagcagaaag CTTCCACCCAAGAGGGATGAGGCTGCgttacaggaggaggaggagctacAGCTGGCCATCGCTCTCTCACAGTCTGAAGCCGAAGAGAAAGAGAGGATG AGGCAGAAGACAACTTATTCCGTGTACCCGAAGGCTGACCCTATACCTGTGACCTCTTCAGCTCCCCCAGTCAGCACGCTCTACTCCTCTCCTGTG AACTCCTCTGCCCCCCTGGCTGAGGAAATAGACCCAGAG CTGGCTCGATATCTGAACCGGAACTACTGGGAAAAGAAGCAGGAGGAGGTGCGGAAGAGCCCTACCCCATCCGCTCCCATCCCTGTTACTGAGCCCCTCCCTCAGCATGGAGATCTTCATTCTGCTCCTGTTAGTGTTGTGGAG CAGCAGTACCAGAACGGTGAGTCGGAGGAGAATCACGAGCAGTtcctaagagcattgcagaatgcCGTCACCACCTTTGTGAACCGCATGAAAAGCAACCATATGCGAGGCCGAAGCATCACCAATGACTCTGCCGTCCTCTCCCTCTTCCAGTCCATCAACAACATGCATCCACAGCTGCTAGAACTTCTCAACCAGCTGGATGAGAGACGGC TTTACTATGAGGGTCTGCAAGACAAGCTGGCACAGATCCGAGATGCCCGCGGAGCTCTCAATGCACTTCGGGAAGAGCATCATGAGAAATTGCGACGGGCTGCAGCAGAGGCTGAGCGACAGCGACAGATACAGCTGGCGCAGAAACTGGAGATCATGAGACAGAAAAAGCAG GAGTACCTGGAGATGCAGCGACAGCTGGCAATTCAGCGTTtgcaggagcaggagaaggaacGGCAGATGCGTCTGGAACAACAGAAACAAACCATCCAAATGAGAGCTCAGATGCCAGCATTCTCCCTTCCATATGCTCAG TTGCAGTCCCTGCCTACTACTGCAGGGGGAGTGCTGTACCAGTCATCTGGGCCCACCAACTTCCCCGGCACCTTCAGCCCTGCAGGCTCTGTAGAGGGCTCCCCCATGCATACTGTGTATATGAACCAGCCTTCTCAGGCCAGCTCTGGCTCCTATCCATCTATGCCCGTTACTGGAACAG ATCCCAGTATGGTGAATGCCTACATGTACCAGGCAGGAGCAACGTCGGGACAGACGGCACAGCAGGGCGGTGCTGTGACCACCAGCAATGCAGCCTATTCTTCCTACCAGCCAACTTCGCAGGGCTATCAG AATATGTCATCCCAATCGCAGAGCGTTCCTCCAATGTCCCAGAATCCTCAGCCTGCTGGAATGGGCTACATGGGGAATCAGTCAGTTGCAATGGGCTATCAAACATATAACATGCAA AATCTCATGTCAACCCTACCTGGACAGGATCCAGCTCTAAGCACACTGCCCCCTCAACAGCCGTATCTTCCTGGGCAGCAGCCTCTGTATCAGCAG ATGGTTCCTCCTGGAGGTCTCTCTCAGCAACAGCAGCCGCAGTCATCCCAGGGGCAGCAGCCACAAAGCAGTGGAGAAGCACAGCTCATCTCCTTTGACTGA
- the HGS gene encoding hepatocyte growth factor-regulated tyrosine kinase substrate isoform X2, with the protein MGRGSGTFERLLDKATSQLLLETDWESILQICDMIRQGDTQAKYAVSAIKKKVNDKNPHVALYALEVLESVVKNCGQTVHDEVANKQTMEELKDLLKRLVEANVRNKILYLIQAWAHAFRNEPKYKVVQDTYQIMKVEGHNFPEFKESDAMFAAERAPDWVDAEECHRCRVQFGVMTRKHHCRACGQIFCGKCSSKYSTIPKFGIEKEVRVCEPCYEQLNKKAADGKPVSGTELPPEYLTSPLSQQSQTQAGEEERGAAGTEAQSSRKLPPKRDEAALQEEEELQLAIALSQSEAEEKERMRQKTTYSVYPKADPIPVTSSAPPVSTLYSSPVNSSAPLAEEIDPELARYLNRNYWEKKQEEVRKSPTPSAPIPVTEPLPQHGDLHSAPVSVVEQYQNGESEENHEQFLRALQNAVTTFVNRMKSNHMRGRSITNDSAVLSLFQSINNMHPQLLELLNQLDERRLYYEGLQDKLAQIRDARGALNALREEHHEKLRRAAAEAERQRQIQLAQKLEIMRQKKQEYLEMQRQLAIQRLQEQEKERQMRLEQQKQTIQMRAQMPAFSLPYAQLQSLPTTAGGVLYQSSGPTNFPGTFSPAGSVEGSPMHTVYMNQPSQASSGSYPSMPVTGTDPSMVNAYMYQAGATSGQTAQQGGAVTTSNAAYSSYQPTSQGYQNMSSQSQSVPPMSQNPQPAGMGYMGNQSVAMGYQTYNMQNLMSTLPGQDPALSTLPPQQPYLPGQQPLYQQMVPPGGLSQQQQPQSSQGQQPQSSGEAQLISFD; encoded by the exons ATGGGTAGAGGCAGCGGAACGTTCGAGAGGCTGCTGG ATAAAGCCACCAGCCAGCTTTTGCTGGaaacagactgggagtccatccTGCAGATCTGTGATATGATTCGTCAGGGTGACACTCA aGCAAAATATGCAGTCAGTGCCATCaagaagaaagtgaatgataAAAACCCGCATGTGGCTCTGTACGCACTGGAG GTCCTGGAGTCTGTAGTTAAGAACTGTGGGCAGACGGTCCATGATGAGGTGGCAAATAAGCAGACGATGGAGGAATTAAAGGATCTGCTTAAG CGGCTGGTGGAGGCAAACGTTCGGAATAAGATTCTGTACCTGATTCAAGCCTGGGCCCATGCCTTCCGCAATGAACCCAAGTACAAAGTGGTACAAGACACCTATCAGATCATGAAGGTAGAAG GCCATAATTTCCCAGAATTCAAAGAGAGTGATGCCATGTTTGCTGCGGAAAGG gcTCCTGATTGGGTGGATGCCGAGGAGTGTCACAGGTGCAGAGTTCAGTTTGGGGTTATGACCCGGAAG CATCACTGTCGTGCCTGTGGACAGATCTTCTGTGGGAAGTGCTCTTCGAAATACTCGACCATCCCAAAGTTTGGCATCGAGAAAGAAGTGAGGGTGTGTGAGCCCTGCTATGAGCAGCTTAACAA GAAAGCTGCAGATGGAAAGCCTGTGTCCGGCACGGAGCTGCCCCCAGAGTACCTCACCAGCCCCCTGTCCCAGCAGTCTCAG ACACAagctggggaagaggagagaggagcagcagggacagaggcacaaagcagcagaaag CTTCCACCCAAGAGGGATGAGGCTGCgttacaggaggaggaggagctacAGCTGGCCATCGCTCTCTCACAGTCTGAAGCCGAAGAGAAAGAGAGGATG AGGCAGAAGACAACTTATTCCGTGTACCCGAAGGCTGACCCTATACCTGTGACCTCTTCAGCTCCCCCAGTCAGCACGCTCTACTCCTCTCCTGTG AACTCCTCTGCCCCCCTGGCTGAGGAAATAGACCCAGAG CTGGCTCGATATCTGAACCGGAACTACTGGGAAAAGAAGCAGGAGGAGGTGCGGAAGAGCCCTACCCCATCCGCTCCCATCCCTGTTACTGAGCCCCTCCCTCAGCATGGAGATCTTCATTCTGCTCCTGTTAGTGTTGTGGAG CAGTACCAGAACGGTGAGTCGGAGGAGAATCACGAGCAGTtcctaagagcattgcagaatgcCGTCACCACCTTTGTGAACCGCATGAAAAGCAACCATATGCGAGGCCGAAGCATCACCAATGACTCTGCCGTCCTCTCCCTCTTCCAGTCCATCAACAACATGCATCCACAGCTGCTAGAACTTCTCAACCAGCTGGATGAGAGACGGC TTTACTATGAGGGTCTGCAAGACAAGCTGGCACAGATCCGAGATGCCCGCGGAGCTCTCAATGCACTTCGGGAAGAGCATCATGAGAAATTGCGACGGGCTGCAGCAGAGGCTGAGCGACAGCGACAGATACAGCTGGCGCAGAAACTGGAGATCATGAGACAGAAAAAGCAG GAGTACCTGGAGATGCAGCGACAGCTGGCAATTCAGCGTTtgcaggagcaggagaaggaacGGCAGATGCGTCTGGAACAACAGAAACAAACCATCCAAATGAGAGCTCAGATGCCAGCATTCTCCCTTCCATATGCTCAG TTGCAGTCCCTGCCTACTACTGCAGGGGGAGTGCTGTACCAGTCATCTGGGCCCACCAACTTCCCCGGCACCTTCAGCCCTGCAGGCTCTGTAGAGGGCTCCCCCATGCATACTGTGTATATGAACCAGCCTTCTCAGGCCAGCTCTGGCTCCTATCCATCTATGCCCGTTACTGGAACAG ATCCCAGTATGGTGAATGCCTACATGTACCAGGCAGGAGCAACGTCGGGACAGACGGCACAGCAGGGCGGTGCTGTGACCACCAGCAATGCAGCCTATTCTTCCTACCAGCCAACTTCGCAGGGCTATCAG AATATGTCATCCCAATCGCAGAGCGTTCCTCCAATGTCCCAGAATCCTCAGCCTGCTGGAATGGGCTACATGGGGAATCAGTCAGTTGCAATGGGCTATCAAACATATAACATGCAA AATCTCATGTCAACCCTACCTGGACAGGATCCAGCTCTAAGCACACTGCCCCCTCAACAGCCGTATCTTCCTGGGCAGCAGCCTCTGTATCAGCAG ATGGTTCCTCCTGGAGGTCTCTCTCAGCAACAGCAGCCGCAGTCATCCCAGGGGCAGCAGCCACAAAGCAGTGGAGAAGCACAGCTCATCTCCTTTGACTGA
- the HGS gene encoding hepatocyte growth factor-regulated tyrosine kinase substrate isoform X3, producing the protein MGRGSGTFERLLDKATSQLLLETDWESILQICDMIRQGDTQAKYAVSAIKKKVNDKNPHVALYALEVLESVVKNCGQTVHDEVANKQTMEELKDLLKRLVEANVRNKILYLIQAWAHAFRNEPKYKVVQDTYQIMKVEGHNFPEFKESDAMFAAERAPDWVDAEECHRCRVQFGVMTRKHHCRACGQIFCGKCSSKYSTIPKFGIEKEVRVCEPCYEQLNKKAADGKPVSGTELPPEYLTSPLSQQSQLPPKRDEAALQEEEELQLAIALSQSEAEEKERMRQKTTYSVYPKADPIPVTSSAPPVSTLYSSPVNSSAPLAEEIDPELARYLNRNYWEKKQEEVRKSPTPSAPIPVTEPLPQHGDLHSAPVSVVEQQYQNGESEENHEQFLRALQNAVTTFVNRMKSNHMRGRSITNDSAVLSLFQSINNMHPQLLELLNQLDERRLYYEGLQDKLAQIRDARGALNALREEHHEKLRRAAAEAERQRQIQLAQKLEIMRQKKQEYLEMQRQLAIQRLQEQEKERQMRLEQQKQTIQMRAQMPAFSLPYAQLQSLPTTAGGVLYQSSGPTNFPGTFSPAGSVEGSPMHTVYMNQPSQASSGSYPSMPVTGTDPSMVNAYMYQAGATSGQTAQQGGAVTTSNAAYSSYQPTSQGYQNMSSQSQSVPPMSQNPQPAGMGYMGNQSVAMGYQTYNMQNLMSTLPGQDPALSTLPPQQPYLPGQQPLYQQMVPPGGLSQQQQPQSSQGQQPQSSGEAQLISFD; encoded by the exons ATGGGTAGAGGCAGCGGAACGTTCGAGAGGCTGCTGG ATAAAGCCACCAGCCAGCTTTTGCTGGaaacagactgggagtccatccTGCAGATCTGTGATATGATTCGTCAGGGTGACACTCA aGCAAAATATGCAGTCAGTGCCATCaagaagaaagtgaatgataAAAACCCGCATGTGGCTCTGTACGCACTGGAG GTCCTGGAGTCTGTAGTTAAGAACTGTGGGCAGACGGTCCATGATGAGGTGGCAAATAAGCAGACGATGGAGGAATTAAAGGATCTGCTTAAG CGGCTGGTGGAGGCAAACGTTCGGAATAAGATTCTGTACCTGATTCAAGCCTGGGCCCATGCCTTCCGCAATGAACCCAAGTACAAAGTGGTACAAGACACCTATCAGATCATGAAGGTAGAAG GCCATAATTTCCCAGAATTCAAAGAGAGTGATGCCATGTTTGCTGCGGAAAGG gcTCCTGATTGGGTGGATGCCGAGGAGTGTCACAGGTGCAGAGTTCAGTTTGGGGTTATGACCCGGAAG CATCACTGTCGTGCCTGTGGACAGATCTTCTGTGGGAAGTGCTCTTCGAAATACTCGACCATCCCAAAGTTTGGCATCGAGAAAGAAGTGAGGGTGTGTGAGCCCTGCTATGAGCAGCTTAACAA GAAAGCTGCAGATGGAAAGCCTGTGTCCGGCACGGAGCTGCCCCCAGAGTACCTCACCAGCCCCCTGTCCCAGCAGTCTCAG CTTCCACCCAAGAGGGATGAGGCTGCgttacaggaggaggaggagctacAGCTGGCCATCGCTCTCTCACAGTCTGAAGCCGAAGAGAAAGAGAGGATG AGGCAGAAGACAACTTATTCCGTGTACCCGAAGGCTGACCCTATACCTGTGACCTCTTCAGCTCCCCCAGTCAGCACGCTCTACTCCTCTCCTGTG AACTCCTCTGCCCCCCTGGCTGAGGAAATAGACCCAGAG CTGGCTCGATATCTGAACCGGAACTACTGGGAAAAGAAGCAGGAGGAGGTGCGGAAGAGCCCTACCCCATCCGCTCCCATCCCTGTTACTGAGCCCCTCCCTCAGCATGGAGATCTTCATTCTGCTCCTGTTAGTGTTGTGGAG CAGCAGTACCAGAACGGTGAGTCGGAGGAGAATCACGAGCAGTtcctaagagcattgcagaatgcCGTCACCACCTTTGTGAACCGCATGAAAAGCAACCATATGCGAGGCCGAAGCATCACCAATGACTCTGCCGTCCTCTCCCTCTTCCAGTCCATCAACAACATGCATCCACAGCTGCTAGAACTTCTCAACCAGCTGGATGAGAGACGGC TTTACTATGAGGGTCTGCAAGACAAGCTGGCACAGATCCGAGATGCCCGCGGAGCTCTCAATGCACTTCGGGAAGAGCATCATGAGAAATTGCGACGGGCTGCAGCAGAGGCTGAGCGACAGCGACAGATACAGCTGGCGCAGAAACTGGAGATCATGAGACAGAAAAAGCAG GAGTACCTGGAGATGCAGCGACAGCTGGCAATTCAGCGTTtgcaggagcaggagaaggaacGGCAGATGCGTCTGGAACAACAGAAACAAACCATCCAAATGAGAGCTCAGATGCCAGCATTCTCCCTTCCATATGCTCAG TTGCAGTCCCTGCCTACTACTGCAGGGGGAGTGCTGTACCAGTCATCTGGGCCCACCAACTTCCCCGGCACCTTCAGCCCTGCAGGCTCTGTAGAGGGCTCCCCCATGCATACTGTGTATATGAACCAGCCTTCTCAGGCCAGCTCTGGCTCCTATCCATCTATGCCCGTTACTGGAACAG ATCCCAGTATGGTGAATGCCTACATGTACCAGGCAGGAGCAACGTCGGGACAGACGGCACAGCAGGGCGGTGCTGTGACCACCAGCAATGCAGCCTATTCTTCCTACCAGCCAACTTCGCAGGGCTATCAG AATATGTCATCCCAATCGCAGAGCGTTCCTCCAATGTCCCAGAATCCTCAGCCTGCTGGAATGGGCTACATGGGGAATCAGTCAGTTGCAATGGGCTATCAAACATATAACATGCAA AATCTCATGTCAACCCTACCTGGACAGGATCCAGCTCTAAGCACACTGCCCCCTCAACAGCCGTATCTTCCTGGGCAGCAGCCTCTGTATCAGCAG ATGGTTCCTCCTGGAGGTCTCTCTCAGCAACAGCAGCCGCAGTCATCCCAGGGGCAGCAGCCACAAAGCAGTGGAGAAGCACAGCTCATCTCCTTTGACTGA
- the HGS gene encoding hepatocyte growth factor-regulated tyrosine kinase substrate isoform X4 → MGRGSGTFERLLDKATSQLLLETDWESILQICDMIRQGDTQAKYAVSAIKKKVNDKNPHVALYALEVLESVVKNCGQTVHDEVANKQTMEELKDLLKRLVEANVRNKILYLIQAWAHAFRNEPKYKVVQDTYQIMKVEGHNFPEFKESDAMFAAERAPDWVDAEECHRCRVQFGVMTRKHHCRACGQIFCGKCSSKYSTIPKFGIEKEVRVCEPCYEQLNKKAADGKPVSGTELPPEYLTSPLSQQSQLPPKRDEAALQEEEELQLAIALSQSEAEEKERMRQKTTYSVYPKADPIPVTSSAPPVSTLYSSPVNSSAPLAEEIDPELARYLNRNYWEKKQEEVRKSPTPSAPIPVTEPLPQHGDLHSAPVSVVEQYQNGESEENHEQFLRALQNAVTTFVNRMKSNHMRGRSITNDSAVLSLFQSINNMHPQLLELLNQLDERRLYYEGLQDKLAQIRDARGALNALREEHHEKLRRAAAEAERQRQIQLAQKLEIMRQKKQEYLEMQRQLAIQRLQEQEKERQMRLEQQKQTIQMRAQMPAFSLPYAQLQSLPTTAGGVLYQSSGPTNFPGTFSPAGSVEGSPMHTVYMNQPSQASSGSYPSMPVTGTDPSMVNAYMYQAGATSGQTAQQGGAVTTSNAAYSSYQPTSQGYQNMSSQSQSVPPMSQNPQPAGMGYMGNQSVAMGYQTYNMQNLMSTLPGQDPALSTLPPQQPYLPGQQPLYQQMVPPGGLSQQQQPQSSQGQQPQSSGEAQLISFD, encoded by the exons ATGGGTAGAGGCAGCGGAACGTTCGAGAGGCTGCTGG ATAAAGCCACCAGCCAGCTTTTGCTGGaaacagactgggagtccatccTGCAGATCTGTGATATGATTCGTCAGGGTGACACTCA aGCAAAATATGCAGTCAGTGCCATCaagaagaaagtgaatgataAAAACCCGCATGTGGCTCTGTACGCACTGGAG GTCCTGGAGTCTGTAGTTAAGAACTGTGGGCAGACGGTCCATGATGAGGTGGCAAATAAGCAGACGATGGAGGAATTAAAGGATCTGCTTAAG CGGCTGGTGGAGGCAAACGTTCGGAATAAGATTCTGTACCTGATTCAAGCCTGGGCCCATGCCTTCCGCAATGAACCCAAGTACAAAGTGGTACAAGACACCTATCAGATCATGAAGGTAGAAG GCCATAATTTCCCAGAATTCAAAGAGAGTGATGCCATGTTTGCTGCGGAAAGG gcTCCTGATTGGGTGGATGCCGAGGAGTGTCACAGGTGCAGAGTTCAGTTTGGGGTTATGACCCGGAAG CATCACTGTCGTGCCTGTGGACAGATCTTCTGTGGGAAGTGCTCTTCGAAATACTCGACCATCCCAAAGTTTGGCATCGAGAAAGAAGTGAGGGTGTGTGAGCCCTGCTATGAGCAGCTTAACAA GAAAGCTGCAGATGGAAAGCCTGTGTCCGGCACGGAGCTGCCCCCAGAGTACCTCACCAGCCCCCTGTCCCAGCAGTCTCAG CTTCCACCCAAGAGGGATGAGGCTGCgttacaggaggaggaggagctacAGCTGGCCATCGCTCTCTCACAGTCTGAAGCCGAAGAGAAAGAGAGGATG AGGCAGAAGACAACTTATTCCGTGTACCCGAAGGCTGACCCTATACCTGTGACCTCTTCAGCTCCCCCAGTCAGCACGCTCTACTCCTCTCCTGTG AACTCCTCTGCCCCCCTGGCTGAGGAAATAGACCCAGAG CTGGCTCGATATCTGAACCGGAACTACTGGGAAAAGAAGCAGGAGGAGGTGCGGAAGAGCCCTACCCCATCCGCTCCCATCCCTGTTACTGAGCCCCTCCCTCAGCATGGAGATCTTCATTCTGCTCCTGTTAGTGTTGTGGAG CAGTACCAGAACGGTGAGTCGGAGGAGAATCACGAGCAGTtcctaagagcattgcagaatgcCGTCACCACCTTTGTGAACCGCATGAAAAGCAACCATATGCGAGGCCGAAGCATCACCAATGACTCTGCCGTCCTCTCCCTCTTCCAGTCCATCAACAACATGCATCCACAGCTGCTAGAACTTCTCAACCAGCTGGATGAGAGACGGC TTTACTATGAGGGTCTGCAAGACAAGCTGGCACAGATCCGAGATGCCCGCGGAGCTCTCAATGCACTTCGGGAAGAGCATCATGAGAAATTGCGACGGGCTGCAGCAGAGGCTGAGCGACAGCGACAGATACAGCTGGCGCAGAAACTGGAGATCATGAGACAGAAAAAGCAG GAGTACCTGGAGATGCAGCGACAGCTGGCAATTCAGCGTTtgcaggagcaggagaaggaacGGCAGATGCGTCTGGAACAACAGAAACAAACCATCCAAATGAGAGCTCAGATGCCAGCATTCTCCCTTCCATATGCTCAG TTGCAGTCCCTGCCTACTACTGCAGGGGGAGTGCTGTACCAGTCATCTGGGCCCACCAACTTCCCCGGCACCTTCAGCCCTGCAGGCTCTGTAGAGGGCTCCCCCATGCATACTGTGTATATGAACCAGCCTTCTCAGGCCAGCTCTGGCTCCTATCCATCTATGCCCGTTACTGGAACAG ATCCCAGTATGGTGAATGCCTACATGTACCAGGCAGGAGCAACGTCGGGACAGACGGCACAGCAGGGCGGTGCTGTGACCACCAGCAATGCAGCCTATTCTTCCTACCAGCCAACTTCGCAGGGCTATCAG AATATGTCATCCCAATCGCAGAGCGTTCCTCCAATGTCCCAGAATCCTCAGCCTGCTGGAATGGGCTACATGGGGAATCAGTCAGTTGCAATGGGCTATCAAACATATAACATGCAA AATCTCATGTCAACCCTACCTGGACAGGATCCAGCTCTAAGCACACTGCCCCCTCAACAGCCGTATCTTCCTGGGCAGCAGCCTCTGTATCAGCAG ATGGTTCCTCCTGGAGGTCTCTCTCAGCAACAGCAGCCGCAGTCATCCCAGGGGCAGCAGCCACAAAGCAGTGGAGAAGCACAGCTCATCTCCTTTGACTGA